One genomic window of Mus musculus strain C57BL/6J chromosome 4, GRCm38.p6 C57BL/6J includes the following:
- the Rnf207 gene encoding RING finger protein 207 isoform X5: protein MERLQGIVTRPHRLRPAQSSKIASDHRAEFARCLEPLLLLGPRREVSTVGGANTLSGGSSPMVLKTPSCPSPVGKMSGSPVQKPSPHRFISTKVLLAEGEDTPFTEHCRHYEDSYRGLQVEVQNLKDQVQELHRDLTKHHSLIKAEIMGDILRRSLLLDTQIASEYASLEGRRAIFQEIWEDSYQRVATQQEIYEAQLRDLLQLRQENAYLTIVTKQITPYIRSIARVKERLEPRFQVPVDEHAEHGQNMYDETPGRTDPGCTTEKRDKASEPNGSSWSLSSLPEGPSLKNQDHLRPKLEAGDEGWRAGSGSKGACYQA, encoded by the exons atggagagacTTCAAGGCATCGTCACGCGGCCGCATCGCCTAAGACCGGCTCAGAGCAGCAAG ATCGCCAGCGACCACCGCGCAGAATTCGCGCGCTGCCTggagccactgctgctgctggggcCCCGCCGGGAGGTGTCCACCGTGGGAGGCGCCAACAC GTTGTCAGGGGGCTCAAGTCCCATGGTGCTGAAGACACCCAGCTGTCCCTCTCCGGTGGGAAAGATGTCAGGGTCACCTGTCCAGAAACCCTCGCCACACCGTTTCATTAGCACAAAGGTGCTCCTGGCCGAAGGCGAGGACACACCCTTCACAGAGCACTGCCGCCATTACGAGGATTCCTATCGG GGTCTGCAGGTGGAGGTGCAGAACCTGAAGGACCAGGTCCAGGAACTGCACCGAGACCTCACGAAGCACCACTCCCTCATCAAGGCGGAGATCATGGGGGATATCCTGCGCAGGTCCCTGCTGCTGGACACGCAGATCGCTTCTGAGTATGCCTCCTTGGAAGGCAGGAGAGCCATCTTCCAGGAG ATTTGGGAGGACTCCTACCAGCGAGTAGCTACCCAGCAGGAGATCTATGAAG CCCAGCTCCGAGACCTTctccagctgaggcaggagaatgcctATCTCACCATTGTCACCAAGCAGATCACGCCCTACATACGCTCCATTGCCAGGGTGAAGGAGCGACTGGAGCCCAG GTTCCAGGTACCTGTGGATGAGCACGCGGAGCACGGGCAGAACATGTATGACGAGACCCCAGGCAG GACAGATCCAGGATGCACCACTGAGAAGAGAGACAAGGCCTCTGAGCCCAATGGAAGCAGCTGGTCCCTGAGCAGCCTCCCCGAAGGGCCTTCACTAAAGAACCAAGACCACCTCAGACCCAAGTTGGAAGCCGGAGATGAGgggtggagagctggctcagggtCTAAAggggcttgctaccaagcctga
- the Rnf207 gene encoding RING finger protein 207 isoform X4, giving the protein MVEEVRHSAAEEEAAIHALFGSMQDRMAERKALLLQTVQSQYEEKDKAFKEQLTHLASLLPTLQVHLVICSSFLSLASKAEFLDLGYELMERLQGIVTRPHRLRPAQSSKIASDHRAEFARCLEPLLLLGPRREVSTVGGANTLSGGSSPMVLKTPSCPSPVGKMSGSPVQKPSPHRFISTKVLLAEGEDTPFTEHCRHYEDSYRGLQVEVQNLKDQVQELHRDLTKHHSLIKAEIMGDILRRSLLLDTQIASEYASLEGRRAIFQEIWEDSYQRVATQQEIYEAQLRDLLQLRQENAYLTIVTKQITPYIRSIARVKERLEPRFQVPVDEHAEHGQNMYDETPGRTDPGCTTEKRDKASEPNGSSWSLSSLPEGPSLKNQDHLRPKLEAGDEGWRAGSGSKGACYQA; this is encoded by the exons ATGGTGGAGGAGGTGAGGCACAGTGCCGCGGAGGAGGAGGCAGCCATCCACGCACTCTTTGGCAGCATGCAG gaCAGAATGGCAGAGAGGAAAGCGCTGCTGCTGCAGACTGTGCAGAG ccaatATGAAGAGAAGGACAAAGCCTTCAAGGAACAGCTGACCCACCTGGCCTCCTTGCTGCCCACTCTACAG gTTCACCTGGTCATCTGCTCTTCCTTCCTCAGCTTGGCCAGCAAAGCTGAGTTTCTGGATTTGGGTTAT gagctgatggagagacTTCAAGGCATCGTCACGCGGCCGCATCGCCTAAGACCGGCTCAGAGCAGCAAG ATCGCCAGCGACCACCGCGCAGAATTCGCGCGCTGCCTggagccactgctgctgctggggcCCCGCCGGGAGGTGTCCACCGTGGGAGGCGCCAACAC GTTGTCAGGGGGCTCAAGTCCCATGGTGCTGAAGACACCCAGCTGTCCCTCTCCGGTGGGAAAGATGTCAGGGTCACCTGTCCAGAAACCCTCGCCACACCGTTTCATTAGCACAAAGGTGCTCCTGGCCGAAGGCGAGGACACACCCTTCACAGAGCACTGCCGCCATTACGAGGATTCCTATCGG GGTCTGCAGGTGGAGGTGCAGAACCTGAAGGACCAGGTCCAGGAACTGCACCGAGACCTCACGAAGCACCACTCCCTCATCAAGGCGGAGATCATGGGGGATATCCTGCGCAGGTCCCTGCTGCTGGACACGCAGATCGCTTCTGAGTATGCCTCCTTGGAAGGCAGGAGAGCCATCTTCCAGGAG ATTTGGGAGGACTCCTACCAGCGAGTAGCTACCCAGCAGGAGATCTATGAAG CCCAGCTCCGAGACCTTctccagctgaggcaggagaatgcctATCTCACCATTGTCACCAAGCAGATCACGCCCTACATACGCTCCATTGCCAGGGTGAAGGAGCGACTGGAGCCCAG GTTCCAGGTACCTGTGGATGAGCACGCGGAGCACGGGCAGAACATGTATGACGAGACCCCAGGCAG GACAGATCCAGGATGCACCACTGAGAAGAGAGACAAGGCCTCTGAGCCCAATGGAAGCAGCTGGTCCCTGAGCAGCCTCCCCGAAGGGCCTTCACTAAAGAACCAAGACCACCTCAGACCCAAGTTGGAAGCCGGAGATGAGgggtggagagctggctcagggtCTAAAggggcttgctaccaagcctga
- the Rnf207 gene encoding RING finger protein 207: MSGAIFAPLEGLSALDAASGHPLVCPLCHGQYERPCLLDCFHDFCTGCLRGRATDGRLSCPLCQHQTLVKGPSGLPPVDRLLQFLVDSSGDGSEAVRCANCDLECSQQDAETTYFCNTCGQPLCARCREETHRARMFARHDIVALGQRSRDVIQKCTLHSEPYIMFSTDKKSLLCIRCFRDMQGESRAHCVDLESAYVQGCERLEQAVLAVKALQTATKEAIALLQSMVEEVRHSAAEEEAAIHALFGSMQDRMAERKALLLQTVQSQYEEKDKAFKEQLTHLASLLPTLQVHLVICSSFLSLASKAEFLDLGYELMERLQGIVTRPHRLRPAQSSKIASDHRAEFARCLEPLLLLGPRREVSTVGGANTLSGGSSPMVLKTPSCPSPVGKMSGSPVQKPSPHRFISTKVLLAEGEDTPFTEHCRHYEDSYRGLQVEVQNLKDQVQELHRDLTKHHSLIKAEIMGDILRRSLLLDTQIASEYASLEGRRAIFQEIWEDSYQRVATQQEIYEAQLRDLLQLRQENAYLTIVTKQITPYIRSIARVKERLEPRFQVPVDEHAEHGQNMYDETPGRTDPGCTTEKRDKASEPNGSSWSLSSLPEGPSLKNQDHLRPKLEAGDEGWRAGSGSKGACYQA; this comes from the exons ATGTCTGGAGCAATTTTTGCGCCTCTGGAGGGCCTAAGTGCCCTGGATGCTGCGAGTGGCCATCCACTTGTGTGTCCGCTGTGCCACGGACAGTACGAGCGCCCGTGCCTGCTGGACTGTTTCCACGACTTCTGCACTGGCTGCTTGCGTGGCCGGGCCACCGATGGCCGCCTGTCCTGTCCACTGTGCCA gcaccagaccCTAGTGAAGGGTCCCAGTGGCCTCCCGCCAGTGGACCGGCTGCTGCAGTTCCTGGTGGATAGCTCTGGGGATGGCTCGGAGGCCGTGCGCTGTGCCAACTGTGACCTGGAGTGCAGCCAGCAG GACGCAGAGACCACATACTTCTGCAATACCTGCGGGCAGCCCCTGTGCGCGCGCTGCCGCGAAGAGACGCACCGTGCGCGCATGTTCGCGCGCCATGACATTGTAGCCCTGGGCCAGCGCAGCCGCGACGTGATCCAGAAGTGTA cgctGCATTCGGAGCCGTACATCATGTTTTCCACCGACAAGAAGTCGCTGCTGTGCATCCGCTGCTTTCGGGACATGCAGGG GGAGAGCCGGGCCCACTGTGTGGACCTGGAGTCAGCTTATGTGCAAGGTTGCGAGCGGCTGGAGCAGGCGGTGCTG GCAGTGAAAGCCCTGCAGACAGCCACGAAAGAGGCCATCGCGCTGCTACAGTCCATGGTGGAGGAGGTGAGGCACAGTGCCGCGGAGGAGGAGGCAGCCATCCACGCACTCTTTGGCAGCATGCAG gaCAGAATGGCAGAGAGGAAAGCGCTGCTGCTGCAGACTGTGCAGAG ccaatATGAAGAGAAGGACAAAGCCTTCAAGGAACAGCTGACCCACCTGGCCTCCTTGCTGCCCACTCTACAG gTTCACCTGGTCATCTGCTCTTCCTTCCTCAGCTTGGCCAGCAAAGCTGAGTTTCTGGATTTGGGTTAT gagctgatggagagacTTCAAGGCATCGTCACGCGGCCGCATCGCCTAAGACCGGCTCAGAGCAGCAAG ATCGCCAGCGACCACCGCGCAGAATTCGCGCGCTGCCTggagccactgctgctgctggggcCCCGCCGGGAGGTGTCCACCGTGGGAGGCGCCAACAC GTTGTCAGGGGGCTCAAGTCCCATGGTGCTGAAGACACCCAGCTGTCCCTCTCCGGTGGGAAAGATGTCAGGGTCACCTGTCCAGAAACCCTCGCCACACCGTTTCATTAGCACAAAGGTGCTCCTGGCCGAAGGCGAGGACACACCCTTCACAGAGCACTGCCGCCATTACGAGGATTCCTATCGG GGTCTGCAGGTGGAGGTGCAGAACCTGAAGGACCAGGTCCAGGAACTGCACCGAGACCTCACGAAGCACCACTCCCTCATCAAGGCGGAGATCATGGGGGATATCCTGCGCAGGTCCCTGCTGCTGGACACGCAGATCGCTTCTGAGTATGCCTCCTTGGAAGGCAGGAGAGCCATCTTCCAGGAG ATTTGGGAGGACTCCTACCAGCGAGTAGCTACCCAGCAGGAGATCTATGAAG CCCAGCTCCGAGACCTTctccagctgaggcaggagaatgcctATCTCACCATTGTCACCAAGCAGATCACGCCCTACATACGCTCCATTGCCAGGGTGAAGGAGCGACTGGAGCCCAG GTTCCAGGTACCTGTGGATGAGCACGCGGAGCACGGGCAGAACATGTATGACGAGACCCCAGGCAG GACAGATCCAGGATGCACCACTGAGAAGAGAGACAAGGCCTCTGAGCCCAATGGAAGCAGCTGGTCCCTGAGCAGCCTCCCCGAAGGGCCTTCACTAAAGAACCAAGACCACCTCAGACCCAAGTTGGAAGCCGGAGATGAGgggtggagagctggctcagggtCTAAAggggcttgctaccaagcctga
- the Rnf207 gene encoding RING finger protein 207 isoform X2, translated as MSGAIFAPLEGLSALDAASGHPLVCPLCHGQYERPCLLDCFHDFCTGCLRGRATDGRLSCPLCQHQTLVKGPSGLPPVDRLLQFLVDSSGDGSEAVRCANCDLECSQQDAETTYFCNTCGQPLCARCREETHRARMFARHDIVALGQRSRDVIQKCTLHSEPYIMFSTDKKSLLCIRCFRDMQGESRAHCVDLESAYVQGCERLEQAVLAVKALQTATKEAIALLQSMVEEVRHSAAEEEAAIHALFGSMQDRMAERKALLLQTVQSQYEEKDKAFKEQLTHLASLLPTLQVHLVICSSFLSLASKAEFLDLGYELMERLQGIVTRPHRLRPAQSSKIASDHRAEFARCLEPLLLLGPRREVSTVGGANTLSGGSSPMVLKTPSCPSPVGKMSGSPVQKPSPHRFISTKVLLAEGEDTPFTEHCRHYEDSYRGLQVEVQNLKDQVQELHRDLTKHHSLIKAEIMGDILRRSLLLDTQIASEYASLEGRRAIFQEIWEDSYQRVATQQEIYEAQLRDLLQLRQENAYLTIVTKQITPYIRSIARVKERLEPRFQVPVDEHAEHGQNMYDETPGRSRMHH; from the exons ATGTCTGGAGCAATTTTTGCGCCTCTGGAGGGCCTAAGTGCCCTGGATGCTGCGAGTGGCCATCCACTTGTGTGTCCGCTGTGCCACGGACAGTACGAGCGCCCGTGCCTGCTGGACTGTTTCCACGACTTCTGCACTGGCTGCTTGCGTGGCCGGGCCACCGATGGCCGCCTGTCCTGTCCACTGTGCCA gcaccagaccCTAGTGAAGGGTCCCAGTGGCCTCCCGCCAGTGGACCGGCTGCTGCAGTTCCTGGTGGATAGCTCTGGGGATGGCTCGGAGGCCGTGCGCTGTGCCAACTGTGACCTGGAGTGCAGCCAGCAG GACGCAGAGACCACATACTTCTGCAATACCTGCGGGCAGCCCCTGTGCGCGCGCTGCCGCGAAGAGACGCACCGTGCGCGCATGTTCGCGCGCCATGACATTGTAGCCCTGGGCCAGCGCAGCCGCGACGTGATCCAGAAGTGTA cgctGCATTCGGAGCCGTACATCATGTTTTCCACCGACAAGAAGTCGCTGCTGTGCATCCGCTGCTTTCGGGACATGCAGGG GGAGAGCCGGGCCCACTGTGTGGACCTGGAGTCAGCTTATGTGCAAGGTTGCGAGCGGCTGGAGCAGGCGGTGCTG GCAGTGAAAGCCCTGCAGACAGCCACGAAAGAGGCCATCGCGCTGCTACAGTCCATGGTGGAGGAGGTGAGGCACAGTGCCGCGGAGGAGGAGGCAGCCATCCACGCACTCTTTGGCAGCATGCAG gaCAGAATGGCAGAGAGGAAAGCGCTGCTGCTGCAGACTGTGCAGAG ccaatATGAAGAGAAGGACAAAGCCTTCAAGGAACAGCTGACCCACCTGGCCTCCTTGCTGCCCACTCTACAG gTTCACCTGGTCATCTGCTCTTCCTTCCTCAGCTTGGCCAGCAAAGCTGAGTTTCTGGATTTGGGTTAT gagctgatggagagacTTCAAGGCATCGTCACGCGGCCGCATCGCCTAAGACCGGCTCAGAGCAGCAAG ATCGCCAGCGACCACCGCGCAGAATTCGCGCGCTGCCTggagccactgctgctgctggggcCCCGCCGGGAGGTGTCCACCGTGGGAGGCGCCAACAC GTTGTCAGGGGGCTCAAGTCCCATGGTGCTGAAGACACCCAGCTGTCCCTCTCCGGTGGGAAAGATGTCAGGGTCACCTGTCCAGAAACCCTCGCCACACCGTTTCATTAGCACAAAGGTGCTCCTGGCCGAAGGCGAGGACACACCCTTCACAGAGCACTGCCGCCATTACGAGGATTCCTATCGG GGTCTGCAGGTGGAGGTGCAGAACCTGAAGGACCAGGTCCAGGAACTGCACCGAGACCTCACGAAGCACCACTCCCTCATCAAGGCGGAGATCATGGGGGATATCCTGCGCAGGTCCCTGCTGCTGGACACGCAGATCGCTTCTGAGTATGCCTCCTTGGAAGGCAGGAGAGCCATCTTCCAGGAG ATTTGGGAGGACTCCTACCAGCGAGTAGCTACCCAGCAGGAGATCTATGAAG CCCAGCTCCGAGACCTTctccagctgaggcaggagaatgcctATCTCACCATTGTCACCAAGCAGATCACGCCCTACATACGCTCCATTGCCAGGGTGAAGGAGCGACTGGAGCCCAG GTTCCAGGTACCTGTGGATGAGCACGCGGAGCACGGGCAGAACATGTATGACGAGACCCCAGGCAG ATCCAGGATGCACCACTGA
- the Rnf207 gene encoding RING finger protein 207 isoform X1 — translation MSGAIFAPLEGLSALDAASGHPLVCPLCHGQYERPCLLDCFHDFCTGCLRGRATDGRLSCPLCQHQTLVKGPSGLPPVDRLLQFLVDSSGDGSEAVRCANCDLECSQQDAETTYFCNTCGQPLCARCREETHRARMFARHDIVALGQRSRDVIQKCTLHSEPYIMFSTDKKSLLCIRCFRDMQGESRAHCVDLESAYVQGCERLEQAVLAVKALQTATKEAIALLQSMVEEVRHSAAEEEAAIHALFGSMQDRMAERKALLLQTVQSQYEEKDKAFKEQLTHLASLLPTLQELMERLQGIVTRPHRLRPAQSSKIASDHRAEFARCLEPLLLLGPRREVSTVGGANTLSGGSSPMVLKTPSCPSPVGKMSGSPVQKPSPHRFISTKVLLAEGEDTPFTEHCRHYEDSYRGLQVEVQNLKDQVQELHRDLTKHHSLIKAEIMGDILRRSLLLDTQIASEYASLEGRRAIFQEIWEDSYQRVATQQEIYEAQLRDLLQLRQENAYLTIVTKQITPYIRSIARVKERLEPRFQVPVDEHAEHGQNMYDETPGRTDPGCTTEKRDKASEPNGSSWSLSSLPEGPSLKNQDHLRPKLEAGDEGWRAGSGSKGACYQA, via the exons ATGTCTGGAGCAATTTTTGCGCCTCTGGAGGGCCTAAGTGCCCTGGATGCTGCGAGTGGCCATCCACTTGTGTGTCCGCTGTGCCACGGACAGTACGAGCGCCCGTGCCTGCTGGACTGTTTCCACGACTTCTGCACTGGCTGCTTGCGTGGCCGGGCCACCGATGGCCGCCTGTCCTGTCCACTGTGCCA gcaccagaccCTAGTGAAGGGTCCCAGTGGCCTCCCGCCAGTGGACCGGCTGCTGCAGTTCCTGGTGGATAGCTCTGGGGATGGCTCGGAGGCCGTGCGCTGTGCCAACTGTGACCTGGAGTGCAGCCAGCAG GACGCAGAGACCACATACTTCTGCAATACCTGCGGGCAGCCCCTGTGCGCGCGCTGCCGCGAAGAGACGCACCGTGCGCGCATGTTCGCGCGCCATGACATTGTAGCCCTGGGCCAGCGCAGCCGCGACGTGATCCAGAAGTGTA cgctGCATTCGGAGCCGTACATCATGTTTTCCACCGACAAGAAGTCGCTGCTGTGCATCCGCTGCTTTCGGGACATGCAGGG GGAGAGCCGGGCCCACTGTGTGGACCTGGAGTCAGCTTATGTGCAAGGTTGCGAGCGGCTGGAGCAGGCGGTGCTG GCAGTGAAAGCCCTGCAGACAGCCACGAAAGAGGCCATCGCGCTGCTACAGTCCATGGTGGAGGAGGTGAGGCACAGTGCCGCGGAGGAGGAGGCAGCCATCCACGCACTCTTTGGCAGCATGCAG gaCAGAATGGCAGAGAGGAAAGCGCTGCTGCTGCAGACTGTGCAGAG ccaatATGAAGAGAAGGACAAAGCCTTCAAGGAACAGCTGACCCACCTGGCCTCCTTGCTGCCCACTCTACAG gagctgatggagagacTTCAAGGCATCGTCACGCGGCCGCATCGCCTAAGACCGGCTCAGAGCAGCAAG ATCGCCAGCGACCACCGCGCAGAATTCGCGCGCTGCCTggagccactgctgctgctggggcCCCGCCGGGAGGTGTCCACCGTGGGAGGCGCCAACAC GTTGTCAGGGGGCTCAAGTCCCATGGTGCTGAAGACACCCAGCTGTCCCTCTCCGGTGGGAAAGATGTCAGGGTCACCTGTCCAGAAACCCTCGCCACACCGTTTCATTAGCACAAAGGTGCTCCTGGCCGAAGGCGAGGACACACCCTTCACAGAGCACTGCCGCCATTACGAGGATTCCTATCGG GGTCTGCAGGTGGAGGTGCAGAACCTGAAGGACCAGGTCCAGGAACTGCACCGAGACCTCACGAAGCACCACTCCCTCATCAAGGCGGAGATCATGGGGGATATCCTGCGCAGGTCCCTGCTGCTGGACACGCAGATCGCTTCTGAGTATGCCTCCTTGGAAGGCAGGAGAGCCATCTTCCAGGAG ATTTGGGAGGACTCCTACCAGCGAGTAGCTACCCAGCAGGAGATCTATGAAG CCCAGCTCCGAGACCTTctccagctgaggcaggagaatgcctATCTCACCATTGTCACCAAGCAGATCACGCCCTACATACGCTCCATTGCCAGGGTGAAGGAGCGACTGGAGCCCAG GTTCCAGGTACCTGTGGATGAGCACGCGGAGCACGGGCAGAACATGTATGACGAGACCCCAGGCAG GACAGATCCAGGATGCACCACTGAGAAGAGAGACAAGGCCTCTGAGCCCAATGGAAGCAGCTGGTCCCTGAGCAGCCTCCCCGAAGGGCCTTCACTAAAGAACCAAGACCACCTCAGACCCAAGTTGGAAGCCGGAGATGAGgggtggagagctggctcagggtCTAAAggggcttgctaccaagcctga
- the Rnf207 gene encoding RING finger protein 207 isoform X3, with protein MEVAQQDAETTYFCNTCGQPLCARCREETHRARMFARHDIVALGQRSRDVIQKCTLHSEPYIMFSTDKKSLLCIRCFRDMQGESRAHCVDLESAYVQGCERLEQAVLAVKALQTATKEAIALLQSMVEEVRHSAAEEEAAIHALFGSMQDRMAERKALLLQTVQSQYEEKDKAFKEQLTHLASLLPTLQVHLVICSSFLSLASKAEFLDLGYELMERLQGIVTRPHRLRPAQSSKIASDHRAEFARCLEPLLLLGPRREVSTVGGANTLSGGSSPMVLKTPSCPSPVGKMSGSPVQKPSPHRFISTKVLLAEGEDTPFTEHCRHYEDSYRGLQVEVQNLKDQVQELHRDLTKHHSLIKAEIMGDILRRSLLLDTQIASEYASLEGRRAIFQEIWEDSYQRVATQQEIYEAQLRDLLQLRQENAYLTIVTKQITPYIRSIARVKERLEPRFQVPVDEHAEHGQNMYDETPGRTDPGCTTEKRDKASEPNGSSWSLSSLPEGPSLKNQDHLRPKLEAGDEGWRAGSGSKGACYQA; from the exons ATGGAGGTGGCACAGCAG GACGCAGAGACCACATACTTCTGCAATACCTGCGGGCAGCCCCTGTGCGCGCGCTGCCGCGAAGAGACGCACCGTGCGCGCATGTTCGCGCGCCATGACATTGTAGCCCTGGGCCAGCGCAGCCGCGACGTGATCCAGAAGTGTA cgctGCATTCGGAGCCGTACATCATGTTTTCCACCGACAAGAAGTCGCTGCTGTGCATCCGCTGCTTTCGGGACATGCAGGG GGAGAGCCGGGCCCACTGTGTGGACCTGGAGTCAGCTTATGTGCAAGGTTGCGAGCGGCTGGAGCAGGCGGTGCTG GCAGTGAAAGCCCTGCAGACAGCCACGAAAGAGGCCATCGCGCTGCTACAGTCCATGGTGGAGGAGGTGAGGCACAGTGCCGCGGAGGAGGAGGCAGCCATCCACGCACTCTTTGGCAGCATGCAG gaCAGAATGGCAGAGAGGAAAGCGCTGCTGCTGCAGACTGTGCAGAG ccaatATGAAGAGAAGGACAAAGCCTTCAAGGAACAGCTGACCCACCTGGCCTCCTTGCTGCCCACTCTACAG gTTCACCTGGTCATCTGCTCTTCCTTCCTCAGCTTGGCCAGCAAAGCTGAGTTTCTGGATTTGGGTTAT gagctgatggagagacTTCAAGGCATCGTCACGCGGCCGCATCGCCTAAGACCGGCTCAGAGCAGCAAG ATCGCCAGCGACCACCGCGCAGAATTCGCGCGCTGCCTggagccactgctgctgctggggcCCCGCCGGGAGGTGTCCACCGTGGGAGGCGCCAACAC GTTGTCAGGGGGCTCAAGTCCCATGGTGCTGAAGACACCCAGCTGTCCCTCTCCGGTGGGAAAGATGTCAGGGTCACCTGTCCAGAAACCCTCGCCACACCGTTTCATTAGCACAAAGGTGCTCCTGGCCGAAGGCGAGGACACACCCTTCACAGAGCACTGCCGCCATTACGAGGATTCCTATCGG GGTCTGCAGGTGGAGGTGCAGAACCTGAAGGACCAGGTCCAGGAACTGCACCGAGACCTCACGAAGCACCACTCCCTCATCAAGGCGGAGATCATGGGGGATATCCTGCGCAGGTCCCTGCTGCTGGACACGCAGATCGCTTCTGAGTATGCCTCCTTGGAAGGCAGGAGAGCCATCTTCCAGGAG ATTTGGGAGGACTCCTACCAGCGAGTAGCTACCCAGCAGGAGATCTATGAAG CCCAGCTCCGAGACCTTctccagctgaggcaggagaatgcctATCTCACCATTGTCACCAAGCAGATCACGCCCTACATACGCTCCATTGCCAGGGTGAAGGAGCGACTGGAGCCCAG GTTCCAGGTACCTGTGGATGAGCACGCGGAGCACGGGCAGAACATGTATGACGAGACCCCAGGCAG GACAGATCCAGGATGCACCACTGAGAAGAGAGACAAGGCCTCTGAGCCCAATGGAAGCAGCTGGTCCCTGAGCAGCCTCCCCGAAGGGCCTTCACTAAAGAACCAAGACCACCTCAGACCCAAGTTGGAAGCCGGAGATGAGgggtggagagctggctcagggtCTAAAggggcttgctaccaagcctga